Within Pseudomonas paeninsulae, the genomic segment GGCCACCTGGCCGGGTTTGAGCGAAGTCAGCGCGGTGCTCGCGCCCTGCCAGCACCGCCTGTTCGACCTCGGCGGTGAACTGGCGATGCCCGAGTACCAGGCCCTGCAACAAGTCGAAGTGGAACGTCTGGAAGCCGCCATCGATCGCTGGAACGAAGAGCTCGGCCCGCTGGAGAACTTCATCCTGCCGGGCGGTTCGCGCCTGGTCGCTCAGGCGCACGTCTGCCGCAGCCTGGCGCGTGGCGCCGAACGCCGCTGCCAACAGCTGAATGCGCTGGAGCCGTTGCGCGGCATCGGCCTGGCTTATGTCAACCGCCTCTCCGACCTGCTGTTCGTCGCCGCTCGCCTGATCGCCAAGCGCCAGCGCATCGATGAAGTGCTCTGGCAGGCGGCGCCGAAGCAACCGGCGTGATCATCTGTGCATGAGCACAGTCTGCAGCCTAAGGTACCACTCGCTGCAGGCAGTGCACCTGGGCTCGCTCGGCGGGCTGACGCGACGCTCAGACGGAACGCCGCCCGGCCCCCCCTGTGATATCGAGCACTCCACAATTCGCAGAGTGGATGAGGCTTTATCCATCCACCCATCGCGATGGTGGATGAACGAGGCGTCATCCGCCCTGCATCTCGCTCAGAGCAGACTCAGCCGGCTCTCGAAGCGGCGTTGCTCGCCGCTCAGTGGGTCGATGAAGGCCAGCCCCTGGGCCAGCAGTTTGAGCGGCCGGCTGTAGTCGTCAGGCGCATCGGGCCCTTCGCTGATCTCGGGGTAGAAGGGATCGTTGACGATGGGCGCACCCAAGGCGGCCATATGCACCCGCAGCTGGTGCTTTTTCCCCGTCACCGGATAGAGCCCGTAGAGCCAGTGCTCGCCCAACTGCTGCGCCACTTCGATGCGGGTCTCGGTATTCGCCATGCCGGCGACTTCCTGCATGCGGAAAAACGGCTCACCGGCGGCCAGTCGCGTGGCCCGCTGCAGGGGAAAATCCAACTCCGGCAGCGCCGGCGCCAGGGCTTCGTAGCGCTTGTCGATCTGCCGCTCACGGAACAACGCCTGATACTGGCCGCGACTCTGGCGGTTGCAGGAAAACAGCACCAGCCCGGCAGTATGCCGATCGATGCGGTGCAGCGGCACCAGATCGGCATTGCCCAAACGCTTGGCCAGGCGCGCCTGCAACGTCTGCTCGACATACTCGCCGGCCGGCATCACCGGGAGGAAATGCGGCTTGTCGGCCACCAGCAGGTGCTCGTCGACATACAGCACGGTCTCGACGAAGGGAATCGGCGTCTCCGCCACCACCTCGCGAAAGTAATGCACGCGCAGACCAACTCGATATACATGCGCCGGGCCGATCGGCGCCCCCTCGGCATCCAGCACCCGCCCACGCGCCATGCGCTGCAGCCATACCTCGCGGCTGATCGCCGGGAAATGCGCACACAGGCAGTCGAGCACCGTCGGCCAGTTGCCTTGGGGCAGATGCAGGGTGCTGGGACGCATGTTGGAGGGGGAACGGGCGGATACGGGCATATGACGGGGCTCGGCGGACAGCGGCAAAGGTAACCAGCGCCATTAGGCCGCAGCCACTCGCCTGGCGTCAAAGGCCAGGGCGGTTACAGCAGTATCACCGCCCAGACCAGAGCGATCAGGGTCATGGTAACCAATTGCGCGGCGCTGCCCAGGTCCTTGGCCTGTTTCGACAGGGGGTGCAACTCCAGGGAGATACGGTCCACCGTGGCCTCGATCGCCGAGTTGAGCAGCTCGACGATCAGCGCCAGTAAACATACGCTGAGCAACAGCGCACGCTCGACCTTGCCAACATCCAGGTAGAACGCCAGGGGTAACAGCACGGCATTGAGCAGCAGCAACTGACGGAACGCCGCCTCGCCCCTGAACGCGGCCAACAGGCCTGCCCGGGAATAGCCGAAGGCATGCACGATACGCCGCCAGCCGGTTTGCCCCTTCAGTGCACTGCCATCGAGCACAGTGACAGCGACTTCAGAGCTCATGGGAAACAGCCCCCACGGTAGCCATTGAACGATTGTAGGCCTCGAGCAACACGTGCCAATCGGCAGTCGGCATACCGTCACGATGGCGAAAAAGTTGCCCCATGTCGCGCCGCGAAGCCGAGCGACTGAACAACCGGCGACGACTTTTCTCCAGGTCGAGCAGCGCCACTTCGACCCCACCGCCGTCGACGGTAGCGTGAGACTTGATGAAGATGTGCTTGGGATACAGGCAGCCATGCTGCCAGCCGGCCCGGTGCAGGCGACTGAGCATCGCTGCCAGTTGTTGCAGCATGCACCGATTGAGTTGCGTGTCGTCCTGCTGCGCTGCGCTGGCATACCACTGCTCCAGGCTGACGAAGCCATCCAGCGCCTCGGTCACCAACAGCGCGCGCCACTGGCCGGCCTGTTGCTGCGCCGCACCATAGACCAGCGTCGGCACGCGGATGCCCAGCGCAGCAAGCGCCCGCATCACATGCAATTCACGCAACACCGTGGGCCGGCCCAAGGGGTGTAGCCAGGAGCGATACAGGTGTCCGGTCTGGCGTTTCAGGTAAAATAACGGCCCTGTTTTGCTATGTAACCGCTGCACGCCACTTTCACCGCCACGGCGCTGATTAGGCGCCTCGACCCACTCACCCCGAGCCTGCCACCAACGCTCGAAGGTGCTGGACAGCGGCTCGGTCTTGGCTAGCGCAATCAGGCTACTCATCTCAGTTGCCCTTGCGCAGCACATAGACCCGCCACATGGCATAGCCCGGGAGAAAATCCTGGTGCCCAAGGATATCGAAACCGACCTGTTTGAACTCCGCCTCGATGGTCGACCTGGCGATGACGAAGCGGTTCTGGTTATTCGTTGCCCCGCCCTTTACTGCCCGTCGAGCCTCCAGGCGCCGACGTTTCCAGGACTTGTAGTTGCCGTCGACCCACAGCGAGACGATCAGGGTGTCGCGGGTCACCCGGCGCATCTCGCGCAGCATGGCCAGGCGATGTTCGGGGTCTGCGATGTGATGCAGCAGGCGCATGCAGAAAATACTGTCGACCGCGTTATCACCTAGATCGATGGCGAAGGCCGAGGTCTGAAAGGGCTTTACCCTTGCCACGATATCTGCCGATTGCCCGGCCATGGCAATCGCCAGCATGTCCGCTGAGTTGTCAGCCGCGAGAATCACCCGGTTCGGCCGCTCGGCCAATAGCGGCCAAAATCGACCGGCGCCGCACGGTAAGTCGAGCAGCAGATTCGGCTCGCCCGCCAACTTCAGGGCATGTCGGGCCAGTTGCTCGTCGCGCCAATGGGACAATCGGCGGGACAGGCCATCCTGATGCTTTGCCAAGTACTGGCGGGCATGCTCGCGGTCGTACTTGCGCGAGAAGTCCAACTCGACGGGTTTAGCGCTAGACATAACAACCTGCTCCTCTGAGGAATCCACGGTTGCCAAATTAACTACTAGCGCATCATGTAGCCGTCAAAAGGGTGTGAAAAAAACGTGAATCGGCGGCAGCACGCCGCGCGGCAGTGCCATCAGCGGCGCAAGCTAACCTCGAACACACTGCCCTGTGGAGGCAGGTCACGCACCTGCGCCGTCCAGCCCTGGTGCGTGCAGATCCGCCTGACCAAGGACAAGCCCAGACCCAGGCCTTCGCCACGCGCCTGAGCGCCGCGCACAAAAGGTTGGAACATCTGTTCTTGCTGATCCAGGGGGATGCCAACGCCGCTGTCCTCCACGCGAAAGCTGCCGTTCTCGAGGATCAAGCGCACCGTGCCCTGCTCGGTGTAATGCAAGGCATTGCGCAGCAGATTGGAGATCACCGTGCGCAGGAACGTCAGGTTGTACTGCGCCTCATCCTGACCCTGGGTGATCAACTGGAACTGCAGGCCCTTCTCGTGCATCAGTGGCGCCCAGCGCTTGCTCTGCTCATCGGCAACGTCGGCCAGGGTCGCGCTGCCACCCTGGCTCGACTCCTGAGGCCTGGCCCGTGCGAGGATCAGAAAGGTCTGCACCAAGTCACGCATTTCCTCGCTCGCGCGACCGATGCGCTGTACCTGTTCAAGCTGGCGCGCATCCTGATTGGGTGCCTCTGCAAGCAATTCACAGGAGCTGGCGATGATCATCAATGGCGTACGCAGCTCATGGCTGACATCACTGGTGAACAGTCGCTCACGCTCCAGAGAATGACGCAACTGGCCGAGCGTACTGTCGAAGGCCGCCGCCAGGTGACCGACTTCATCGTCCGGGTATTCCGGCGCCAGGGCCGGGGCCAACTCGAGCAGCTGATCACGATGACGCACCTGGTTGGCCAGGCGGATCACCGGCGCCATCACCCGTCGTGCCAACAGCCAGCCAAGGCTCCAGGCGACCAGCAGGCTGAGCAGAAAGCCGGCCAGTACCACATTGAACAGCACCTGTTCGCGTGCCTCGAACTCGTGTTGCTCCTGCACCAACATGAAAGTCCGATCGTTTTTGCTGCGTTTGAACAGATAAAACGCCTGGTCGCCCTCGATCACCTCGGAAAACCCGTCGCCCGCCTCGGCGAACTGCGGCGGCACCTGGTAATCCGGTAGATGCGAGGCGAAAAAACGTGTGCTGGAATCCAGCCGTGGCCTCTCGCCACGCCGTATATCCTCATCGAGGACGATGCTCAGCTCACGATCAAGTTCCTGGGACACCAGGTGCTCTTCGACGAAGTGCACAATCGCCACGATGCTCAACGAAAATACGCCACTGACCACCAGCGTCATCAGCACGAAAGCGATCACGATGCGCCTCAGCAACGGCTGTTTAGACACCATTGGCGGACTCCGCCAGGCGATAACCGATACCGTGAATAGTGTGCAGCAAGGGTGTGGCGAAGGGTTTATCGAGCACTTGGCGCAGCTGATGGATATGGCTGCGCAGGCTGTCGCTGTCCGGGCAATTGTCGCCCCACAGGGCCTCTTCGAGGGCCTCGCGACGCACCACCGCCGGGCTGCGCTGCATCAACACGGCCAGCAGTTTCAGGCCTAGCGGGTTGAGTTTCAACGGCTGACCGGCGCGACTGACATGCAGGGTATCGAGGTCATAGACCAGCTCGCCGACTTGCAGCTGACGCTTACGATTACCCTGACTGCGGCGCAGGATCGCTTCGATGCGCGCCACCAATTCGGACAGGGCGAACGGCTTGAGCAGGTAATCGTCGGCCCCCGCACTCAAGCCATGCAGGCGGTCGTCGAGGGCATCGCGCGCGGTCAGCATGATGATCGGCGTATCACGCCGGGCATCCTCACGCAGGCGTTTGCACAACTGATAACCATCGATGCCCGGCAGCATGATATCCAACACGATCAAGTCGTAGTGCTCGGTGGCCGCAAGATGCAACCCACTCAGGCCATCCTGCGCGCAGTCGACGCTGTAACCCTTCAGGGTCAGGTAATCGAGGATATTGGCCAGAATATCCCGGTTGTCTTCCACCACAAGAATGCGCATGTCCGTTCAATCCTCAAGCGTGTCGCCACGATTTGATGTTTTTTTCACGCGGTTTCTACATTGATCTCACATGCTGATGTGCAGAGTGCACGGCATCTTTCCGCTGCCGGATCATACGATGCCAGCCTTGAAGTTTGCTCAACTGCGTTACCTGACGCTGATTCTACTGGCTTGGCTGACAGTTTTTACCCTGACCCGCAGTGCCTTGCTACTCAGTCACCTCGGCGAAGCGGATCTCGGCTTGAGCGAACTCGCCCGTTTATACGCCACAGGTCTGGGCTATGACCTGGGCTTTGGTTTTTACGCGGCACTGCCGCTGGCCCTTTACCTGCTGCTCTGCCCACGGCGCACCTGGCAGCAGCGCTGGCACCGCGGCCTGCTACATGGCGTAGTGGCTGTCAGCCTGTTCGCCATGCTGTTTACCGCCGTGGCGGAGTGGCTGTTCTGGGACGAGTTCGGCGTGCGCTTCAACTTTATCGCCGTGGATTACCTGGTTTACTCCGACGAGGTACTCAACAACATCCTCGAGTCTTATCCGATCTACCCGCTGCTGGCGGCTCTTGCCGTCATTGCGGCGGTTGCCGCCATGCTCTTGCGCAGCGCCACAGACGTCGCCCTCAACGCACCGCTACTGAGCTGGCGTGATACGCCATGGGCAGTAGTAGGGTTTGTCCTGGCGGCCTGCGTCAGCAGCCTGCTGCTCGACCAGGACTTCCCCCGCGGCACAGACGGCAATCCGTACCAACGCGAACTGGCGAGCAATGGCCCCTACCAATTCTTCGCGGCCTTTCGCAACAATGAGTTGGATTACCCACAGTTCTACGCCAGCCTTAACCAGGACGAAATCGCTAAGCAGTTGCGCGCCGAGCTAAGCGAGCCCAACGCACGCTTTATCGGCAGCGAACCTATGGATATTCGCCGGCTGATCGATAATCCCGGCCTGGTACAGCGGCGCAACGTGGTACTGGTGACCATAGAGAGCCTCAGCGCCAAATACCTGGGCAGCTTCGGCGACACTCGCGGTCTGACCCCCAACCTCGACCGACTACGCCAGCAGAGCCTGTTCTTCCCCAACTTCTACGCCACCGGCACCCGCACCGACCGCGGACTCGAGGCCATCAGCCTGTCGATGCCGCCGACGCCAGGGCGCTCTATCGTCAAACGCATCGGCCGTGAAAGCGGTTTCGCCAGTCTTGGCCAACAATTCCAGGCCCTCGGCTACGACAGCGCCTTCGTCTATGGCGGGCGCGGTTATTTCGACAACATGAACGCGTTTTTCAGCGGCAATGGTTACCGCGTGGTCGATCAAAGCAGCGTTAATGAGCACGATATCCACTTCAAAAATGCCTGGGGCATGTCTGACGAAGACCTCTACACGGAGACCTTGAAGCTGGCCGACGCCGACCATGCCGCCGGCAAGCCGTTCTACCTGCAACTGATGACCACCTCCAACCACCGACCGTACACCTACCCGAGCGGACGTATCGATATCCCATCGGGCTATGGCCGCGAAGGCGCCGTCAAGTACACCGACCATGCCATCGGCCTGTTTCTCGAACAGGCGCGGCACAAACCCTGGTTTGCCAACACCCTGTTCGTCTTCATTGCCGATCACACCGCCGGTAGCGCCGGCACCGAAGACCTGCCGGTGGCTAACTACCATATCCCGCTGTTCATCTACGCCCCGGCCTTTGTCCAACCACGCGAACATCCAGGCCTGACCAGCCAGATCGACCTGGCCCCGACC encodes:
- a CDS encoding class I SAM-dependent methyltransferase — encoded protein: MSSAKPVELDFSRKYDREHARQYLAKHQDGLSRRLSHWRDEQLARHALKLAGEPNLLLDLPCGAGRFWPLLAERPNRVILAADNSADMLAIAMAGQSADIVARVKPFQTSAFAIDLGDNAVDSIFCMRLLHHIADPEHRLAMLREMRRVTRDTLIVSLWVDGNYKSWKRRRLEARRAVKGGATNNQNRFVIARSTIEAEFKQVGFDILGHQDFLPGYAMWRVYVLRKGN
- a CDS encoding sensor histidine kinase: MVSKQPLLRRIVIAFVLMTLVVSGVFSLSIVAIVHFVEEHLVSQELDRELSIVLDEDIRRGERPRLDSSTRFFASHLPDYQVPPQFAEAGDGFSEVIEGDQAFYLFKRSKNDRTFMLVQEQHEFEAREQVLFNVVLAGFLLSLLVAWSLGWLLARRVMAPVIRLANQVRHRDQLLELAPALAPEYPDDEVGHLAAAFDSTLGQLRHSLERERLFTSDVSHELRTPLMIIASSCELLAEAPNQDARQLEQVQRIGRASEEMRDLVQTFLILARARPQESSQGGSATLADVADEQSKRWAPLMHEKGLQFQLITQGQDEAQYNLTFLRTVISNLLRNALHYTEQGTVRLILENGSFRVEDSGVGIPLDQQEQMFQPFVRGAQARGEGLGLGLSLVRRICTHQGWTAQVRDLPPQGSVFEVSLRR
- a CDS encoding lipopolysaccharide kinase InaA family protein; the protein is MSSLIALAKTEPLSSTFERWWQARGEWVEAPNQRRGGESGVQRLHSKTGPLFYLKRQTGHLYRSWLHPLGRPTVLRELHVMRALAALGIRVPTLVYGAAQQQAGQWRALLVTEALDGFVSLEQWYASAAQQDDTQLNRCMLQQLAAMLSRLHRAGWQHGCLYPKHIFIKSHATVDGGGVEVALLDLEKSRRRLFSRSASRRDMGQLFRHRDGMPTADWHVLLEAYNRSMATVGAVSHEL
- a CDS encoding cob(I)yrinic acid a,c-diamide adenosyltransferase, with amino-acid sequence MGYRLSKIYTRTGDAGETGLADGRRVAKDHPRVEAMGEVDTLNSQLGLLLADLAEHQATWPGLSEVSAVLAPCQHRLFDLGGELAMPEYQALQQVEVERLEAAIDRWNEELGPLENFILPGGSRLVAQAHVCRSLARGAERRCQQLNALEPLRGIGLAYVNRLSDLLFVAARLIAKRQRIDEVLWQAAPKQPA
- a CDS encoding pseudouridine synthase, which produces MPVSARSPSNMRPSTLHLPQGNWPTVLDCLCAHFPAISREVWLQRMARGRVLDAEGAPIGPAHVYRVGLRVHYFREVVAETPIPFVETVLYVDEHLLVADKPHFLPVMPAGEYVEQTLQARLAKRLGNADLVPLHRIDRHTAGLVLFSCNRQSRGQYQALFRERQIDKRYEALAPALPELDFPLQRATRLAAGEPFFRMQEVAGMANTETRIEVAQQLGEHWLYGLYPVTGKKHQLRVHMAALGAPIVNDPFYPEISEGPDAPDDYSRPLKLLAQGLAFIDPLSGEQRRFESRLSLL
- a CDS encoding diacylglycerol kinase, which produces MSSEVAVTVLDGSALKGQTGWRRIVHAFGYSRAGLLAAFRGEAAFRQLLLLNAVLLPLAFYLDVGKVERALLLSVCLLALIVELLNSAIEATVDRISLELHPLSKQAKDLGSAAQLVTMTLIALVWAVILL
- a CDS encoding LTA synthase family protein — encoded protein: MPALKFAQLRYLTLILLAWLTVFTLTRSALLLSHLGEADLGLSELARLYATGLGYDLGFGFYAALPLALYLLLCPRRTWQQRWHRGLLHGVVAVSLFAMLFTAVAEWLFWDEFGVRFNFIAVDYLVYSDEVLNNILESYPIYPLLAALAVIAAVAAMLLRSATDVALNAPLLSWRDTPWAVVGFVLAACVSSLLLDQDFPRGTDGNPYQRELASNGPYQFFAAFRNNELDYPQFYASLNQDEIAKQLRAELSEPNARFIGSEPMDIRRLIDNPGLVQRRNVVLVTIESLSAKYLGSFGDTRGLTPNLDRLRQQSLFFPNFYATGTRTDRGLEAISLSMPPTPGRSIVKRIGRESGFASLGQQFQALGYDSAFVYGGRGYFDNMNAFFSGNGYRVVDQSSVNEHDIHFKNAWGMSDEDLYTETLKLADADHAAGKPFYLQLMTTSNHRPYTYPSGRIDIPSGYGREGAVKYTDHAIGLFLEQARHKPWFANTLFVFIADHTAGSAGTEDLPVANYHIPLFIYAPAFVQPREHPGLTSQIDLAPTLLGLLNVDYTSTFFGRNVLRADAAPGRALLGNYQHLGLFDGHDLAILSPRKRMRRHADALGLSHEASATADDPLIKRNISYYQSASYDFSHHLLGWQQTRATGTERLAVAPAQTKDRDHAL
- a CDS encoding response regulator transcription factor — its product is MRILVVEDNRDILANILDYLTLKGYSVDCAQDGLSGLHLAATEHYDLIVLDIMLPGIDGYQLCKRLREDARRDTPIIMLTARDALDDRLHGLSAGADDYLLKPFALSELVARIEAILRRSQGNRKRQLQVGELVYDLDTLHVSRAGQPLKLNPLGLKLLAVLMQRSPAVVRREALEEALWGDNCPDSDSLRSHIHQLRQVLDKPFATPLLHTIHGIGYRLAESANGV